TtcgacttccagattcggcgAACTACAGTTCATCGTTGCTGCTGGACGAAATCGATGGACCATGCCTCACTTATAATTGGACTCAAACAACAGCAATcttttgataatcaaaataccAGTCGTCGTCTGTATATTTCAGGATTCGCGggttcaataaaataatttcttgaCTTTAAAATTGTTTTGGGCTTTTTTGTATTGCGATACCTTAATTCCCTATAAAAATATGTCTTGGATCTATGCTTATAGCCATTTATAGCAATGTAATATATCCGTGCTTACAGGATCACTCTCATGTCTGtccgtctgtctgtctgtcacagctaatttttgtcaatctatTGAATGAAATAAGTTGAAATTAAGTACACATGTATTGTAACGTGGCATACGATGGTCCCCACCTAGCTCATAAGAAATAGAatcaattaatataaaattaataaaattaattttataaagaGGTATGGGTGATCATCCGTGAGGGAACATTCACTTGTTTTGCGAAAAGGATGCCCCGTATAAACCATGATGGCTATGAAAAATCAGATATTTAATACATCGGTTCGATTCACAACCGATAGAGGGCCAAAACAAAGTAGGTCACTCGCTAGGGAAGACCTCCCaagataaattaataaccTGCCCGAATTCTCCATGTCAATTGTGCTCTACCCCACCAAGAGTGGTCAGTCTCCGACTTTCCACTCGATAGTTTTTGATCTACAAGTTGGTtgaccagcatcgcggatcgtacctcggtcTTTCTGCCTGTCTCGGCTTCCTAACTTGTCTGTAGGGTCGGGTtgaccagcatcgcggatTGTACCTCGGTCCTTCTGCCTGTCTCGGCTTCCCATTTGCTTGCTTGCAATTTCTGGATTTTGTCTGTTCCggcatcgcggatcgtacctcggtcTTTCTGCCTGTCCGGCTTACAACATCCATATTCTAGAGTAGAGTCACACAAATAGAATCTTTAACTTCCagttgataatcgcgatcAAGAGGTTTGATATAAATCCCTCAATCAGTAAAGGGGTATAGCCACAAGTGTGCTCTACCTCACTAAGGGTGGTTAGTCTCCGGCTTCCCATCCAACAGTTTTTGATCTACAAGTTGGTtgaccagcatcgcggatcgtacctcggtcTTTCTGCCTGTCTCGGCTTCCTAACTTGTTTGTAGGGTCGGGTtgaccagcatcgcggatTGTACCTCGGTCCTTCTGCCTGTCTCGGCTTCCCATTTGCTTGCTTGCATTTTCTGGATTTTGTCTGTTCCggcatcgcggatcgtacctcggtcTTTCTGCCTGTCCGGCTTACAACATCCATATTTTTGAGTAGAGTCACATAAATAGAGTCCTTAACTTCCAGTTTATAATCGCGATCATTTGATATAAATGATATAAATCCCTCAATCGGTAAAGGGGTATAGCCACAAGTCAGGGTGATTAACAGCATCGCGGACCGAGCTTCGGCCTCTCTGCCTGTCTAGTTTTTCCCCCGCACCTAGATTATTAAATCCTAGGAGATTAATCTAAATATTGTTCAAAGTATTCCCATTCCTGTAAAGAATATTCCTGTTATACTGTTCAAGTTAAATATCGTtccttgataaaataaatatccttGTTCAATCCTTTCTTCCTACGTGTCCTTGGTTCATAATTTATTCGGTCCACCCGGGAAGTATTTCCAAACGCCCTGAGATACAGAGTTTCCATTTCtacaaattttattaatcgttGAAAACGATTTGGCGCCCAACAAATATAAAGTAGAAAAGTCAGTGCTCTAAACGGCGGAGCGTAGCAAATTGGCGCCCAACGCGGGGCacgtcaaaaaattgaaataaaagataaaataaaaaaaagagagattcAAAATGCCACGACTACGCAGAGAAGAAAGGATTTCagaatcattatcattaaatGATGTTAATCGCGAAATACCACATGGAGAAGGGGAAAATACATCAGCCCTAATAGTAGCCGCTTTCAATGAATTTCGTACGGAGGTCCGTACTCAAAACATAGAAATTTGCAATAGGATAGAATCCCTAGAAAATCGAATGACTCAGatagaattaaaattaatatcatCTGAAAACACAAACAATATGCACGAAAGTCGAAATAACGAACCTGAACTCTCGCAAAGTATCAGTACTTATCCTTTGCCTGTTTTAGCTAGTTTAGCAAGAAGTAATCCACCCGTATTCTCAAATAACGATAGCTTGTTTCCAACGGAATTTATAAATGATCTAGAAGATTGGTTTGAAAAATGGGGAATAAGAGGGGAGGCAAGATTAGCAGAAATAAAGACAAGAAACCAAATTTTTGGTCCAAGCGTGAAACTTTGGTTCGGAGtagtaaaaaatcaactcagaacttatgaaaatttcgtagatgaatttttgcggACATATTGGAATGAGGCCATCCGCTTACGTAAAAAAACTGAATGGTCCAATCGGAGAATGGATCCTAGAACAAATCTTTCCCTAACTGAATATTTCTACGACCAAGTTCATCGGGCTACACAAATTGATAAACGGATGAGTACATTCGAAATAAATTACCACGTCATTCGACAATTTCCCTTCGAAATCGTACAATCTTTAATAGGAAGTGTTGACTGTAATAACACTGATTCTATAATTCAAAAACTCAATGTCATGGAACACCCCATGTATCTTGATAAACCGAGAAATCATTATGATCAGTCAAACCACAGAACAGGATATGTTCAGCatcagaataataataacaataattatcgtttttcaaatcaacAAAATCAAAACATTTCAAATCGATCCCAAAATTACGAACTGTCAAACCAAGATTCGCGGCAGCACAATCAGAATTATAACCCGCGATCGCAAAATCACAATTAGAGACAGCTAAATAGCAATCCCCatcaacaaaatcaaaataactACTTTCAAAGTCAGAATCCGCGACAGCAAAATCGAAACCCGCAAGGCAGACGACATAACGATGAGGAAGATAATCATTTAAACTCTCATCGGGCCTAGGCTGTCCCGATTTTAGTCTAGGTCCAGGGCCTGTACAAACTATAGCTCGGGAAATAATGACTGAAGCTGATCCTCCCATTTtaggtaaagaaaaattatcacctACGATTAATTGCCCGCGGTTGAATCTCTTTATTAAAAACATTCCGGTAGAAGCCTTAATAGATACCGGGAGTCAAATAACATGtatttccgaaaatttattcgaaaaacttaaAAGGATCGCCCAGATTCCTGTTCTTCCTGTCCAGAATATGAAAGTTTGTGGAGCATTTTTTCATAAAGCTCCgatagtaaaaaaagaaattatgatAAACATTCGAATAAATTCTCTGAAGATAGAAACTGTTTGTTTCGTATTACCCCTAGCACATGAGAGTTTGATTATCGGAATAGATTGgattcataaaaataaaatggcccTTGATATGGAATCAAAAACGATAAGAATCAACGGGATTACTTTACGAGAACCATTCTTTCACTGTATAGAAAcagcaaataaaaataaaagtcacAAGCTAAAAGTAATTGAAGTAGAAGAAATTGCTGACACcccaatttcaaaaataagtCATATTATagcgaaaaattccgaattaCCGGACAGTGATTTATTAGATGAATCGTTTATACAATATAAAAAAGTTCGTGAGGAAATGCCTTTTAATGAACAAgtcaataaattaattcaagAAATCGATTCTCTAGATGAGATTCAAAAAATAGAACTAAAAAAGGTTCTCATAAAAAATGCCAGAGCATTCAGCAACCAACCTGGGTGTACCAATGTTTATGAGCATCAGATTCACTTAACAAAGGACAGTCCAATAACTGCTCCCGTGTACACAATTCCTTTTTCGCGAAGAAAAGCAGTaggggaagaaataaatagaatgtGAGAAAGAGGAATCATTGAAAGAAGTAACTCCCCTTACTTGAACCCAATCACTCCAGTTGTTAAGAAAGATGGCACGGTTAGAATTTGTCTAGACGCGAGAAAGCTAAATTCATATATGAGCGCAGATCACGAACGTCCACAACCGGTCGACGAATTAATTCAAAAGTACGACAATGTTAAATTCATTACATCGACTGATTTCACTAATGGATATTGGCAGGTACCCTTAGCACCTGAATCCCGACAATATACCACATTTTGACCTGAATCCTCGTTGTATCAATTTCGTAGAATTCCATTCGGAATAAAGACTGCGGGGAGTGGTTTCATACGCGCAGTGAATCTTGCTTTCGGAAATGATATGAGTGAATTCACCACAATCTACGTTGACGATTTATTAATAActcttatttcatttaaaatttgTATAGCTCCGTTGTACTTATCAATTTTACATTTGCTTAATGCAAGCACGGGGTGTCGAGAAGTCATGAGAGCAAACCATTGGGAGATTTTTTCTACAAACCAGGCGGTAGTTTGGTAAGATTCTTCGTCTTCAACGTGGGCAAGAAGTTCTAAACTAGCACTAACATTTTTACAAAACATATTCTTGGCCTTATTGACtctcatttttgaaaatcgagaaCTTTCTAAATCTTCTGCCTTCATTTTAGGTGACAGAAGAAAATTTAGATTAGATTGAGTCCGGATGAGATCTTCGAAATGTTCAATTTGAACGGCATTTGTCGGAAGATTGTACTTTTCTTGAGTAGTTTTTGATAGCTAAATTATCTTATTATTTATCAAGCTagccttcaaatttttcagcaaaTGAGGAACATCAGCAAGAAAATACAACTTTCTGTGGGCATCCATCGGATGTGGACAGCTGTTGCTCACATCGGTATGACGACCTGCACTTATATTAAACGATGCCCACAGTGCACGGTTTGCAGTACCCATGTCAGATGTAACAGCAGTCACTGTGAGTCCACTTTTCTCCGCTCTTTGTATGATTTCTAATAAAATTGGTTTCAGATAAGCACCATTTACCGAATTTCCTGTAAAATAATAGGCAACAATTTGCTTCCACCATACAGTGACTCCTGCCAGCATAAAGACAAGTGCATGGGTTGCAATATCTGGTTTGTGCCCTGGCAAAGTGACATTTCCGATGAACTGGTTAGTGGAAACATCGTGGACTTTTGCAGGTTGAATGCTCATTTCATCAAAAACTATCACACATTGCCTTTCGTGCTCATGCTCTACATgttcgaattttgttttcagtAAATCAAAAATGTCACTTTGTATTCCACTGGAGAAGCTAATATGCTGCATTCGTCGAGAGAGTGTTCGGAGTGATGGTAGCGGAAACTTTTGTTTTAAGATCTCCTTATAACCGTTATTGCcacaagaaaattaaatttttaacgcATTTTTTATCGTGCTTGTGGACCACTTGGTacattttctgtatttttgttCGATCATCCTCTGTTGATCCGCGTTGAGAAAAGATTTGAACCCGCCTCCAGTATCCATGTTTGCCCGCAatctattattttcaatttctaatgctttcatttttttttggagcacTCTACGATGCTTTTCACTCTTCTCTAGTAACCTGGAACATCGATCAACTTTGCTATGTAAAGTCTGCGGTGAGCAAAGAGGATACTGTGCCGAGGAATTTGGCGAGGAGGTGGAAGGAAAGTGAGATGGCTCGGGCGAGGAGTTTGTCCAGGATACTGACGATGACTTTGGAGAGGGACTGGTAAGTGAATATTCCAAATCATATACTCCCTGTGTTTGCTCGACGAATTCAATGTTAAGTGTTTTTTCAGGTAAGGCAGCCGGCACCAGCTTCGCGGTAAGCCCCACTGAGCGGTCCCGCTGCTTACTTCCGACACACTGGATGAAAAGGGATGGAACTGcggttattttcaattttcgggaACCATCTTCGCGTGTTCGCTCCCAAGCGTCTTTAGCGAAATGTACCTGGAGATTTGTTGGAAGACATGAAATGTTTCGTGGACTGTGGACTCATATACTAATCCACATAGTAATAAAAATCTTGGATTAGGATAATTCAGAGAACGGCACCTgcatttcaatcattttcaactttccgTAGTCCGTTGATAACCGAGTAAAGATTTTCACATAATCGTTAGGCCATTTTAAAGGTTTGCCAAGCAATTGGTAGTGTgcatctaatttttcttttcaatttcgacgTGTGCATCAAATAAAGTAACTTAAAACAATTAGGACATATTTCCGTAAACTAGTAAAATCTACATTCGctgtaatattataaatatggaAGCTATTCAATGAAACGCGAACCCAACTCCGCTTTTGAGCTCCCGTCGCAGTAAACATACTCGGTAGACGCCCGTTCTTTTGAATGTAATTGGCGCGAGACTATACCGAGTCTCTTGttacaaagagagaaaaaaatacaaaatcttAATCCGCCGCTTTCAAAATTGGagtacatattatacgaaaCGCGGTGGGATCTTCATATTAATTTGTTACAAATTCTTACCTCGCATAAAGCTGGCGAACTCGTATATTTTAGATTGGGACGGTGGATAGCTGCTGCCCAAAGTTCTCGTCTCTTCGGATCTTTGGGGAAGTGTTTTAAAATTATACCGTTTTCGCTCCTATTTGAGCATCCCAAAGCCGCGCAACTAGTCATTTTTCAGCGTCACTTTGATATATTCAGTTGCATACTTACCTAATTCGCAATTGTTTTTCAAGCCTCCTTCGCTTTAGCGCTCTACGTTTTATCACGATTCTGATTCGTTCCTTCGGTGGACCCGCCATTAATGATCCAGACCGTAAGAGCCAATCAAAAGAAATCTCGCATTGGCAAGACTCTGTCAGTAGAGAGTCTCTAGTGCCATGCATGATGGGAAATGTGTCAAGCGGTCGCGCCGCCACGAGTGTGTCAGGAGTACTAGCACTTAGTTAAagtcaacgaattcagacttatATAGAAGAACAGGGCCTGTACATGGACCtagtattatatattatatcatatgtataatactaaGTCCATGGGCCTGTATTACAGCTTGAAGCTCGATTTTTAGTACCTACAGCCGACGCGTAGCGGCGCCACTATAGAGACATTTGCCACTTCGACAAGCTGGGCAGAAGTGGGGCAAGAGTAGGTGGAGCGTAGAGCTGGTGGGGGATAGAGTGGGGGACCTTTTACTCACGCCGCGGGAAAATATTTGGTCTTTGCAAGATCGGGGTATTAGTTTCAGCATTGAGTAAATACGAAGTATAGTCACTCAATGATTTCAGCGTTGACCACTGATCATTGACCCAATATGCCTGGGTGATTTTTGCACTGATTGTCTTATACCGGCTGAAAATCGCggatgcaaaattttcaacgcaagAAACATCTGAGGAATAAATTGAATCTACGCAGCACTGTTTCAAGTTTGATCGTAtttactcgatcatttttgattCTCATAACCTGGGATATACATTAGCTAAATTTAGTACAGATTCCCACATAGAAACTATCTTAGCGTCTAAATACAGAAAATAACGTTGCAGCCCCACTCTTAGCTGATGTCAACTAACATATCAATACCGAGCCTGAATTTTAGAGCACATGAATGTTTAAGCGAGAATTTGTGGGGGTGTCAAAGAGTTCATCATGCATGCAAAAATAGGCTTTTATGCAGTCATATCGTAATCGCAAAATTGAATGATAAGAAATTATTGCGGCATTATGGACTGGAAATGAAAGGTGACATCACTCAATGGAAACCGCGAGAAGGTGGTGGGTGTTCTTCCATCTGGTAAGGATAATGGACGGATAGGATTCGGGGGTTGGAAACACGAGAGGGACAGGTTGATAGCGTTTAGCGAATTAAacagaattatgaaaaaattcaagtggtGTTAAGCGCAAGATGAAATTCTTAAACAGCATTATAATATCATGCAATCATGCAAAACATGCAATCATTTTTGTAGGAATACATCATTCCGAGCATAGTTTGATCAATCCATTTTTTCTATGGAACTGGAATTAAATCAAGTAACAGTGGAAACCATGCACAagcaaatttatgcaaatagTAAATCAGCATATTACTTGAAGCTATATATCATGCAATTTATACACAAATTATCAAGTGAAATTATGAAGTATCATACAAAAAAGATGCTGTAATGAAGCCGAAACCAAAGAAAACCGAAGTGTATagtcaaaaaaacaaaggaactCTAGGAAACATTTATTGCAATTTTCGCGAATTATAAAATCACGTTACGCATACAGTAATATTCGAACATCTCAGCAAATTAACGGACAAAGTAGAATTATTGAAATCATTATCCGTATGGTGACGAAAAGTTTCATGATAAATATGCTGAGTGGTAAGTGGTAAATGGTGGTGGATGATGCTCAGTAATCGATGAAGTATTGATCCCGATTAATCTAGCATCTTATTGATTGGTGACTTTCAGCAATTTTCTGCTACCCTTCGAAATAAAACTATTACCCCTTTTTGCCCCTGCCTGGTCTTGGATATCCTTAGATATCCATTTTGGATTGGCAAAAATATGCAACCTGACGAAGAAATCTATTATGAATTTCCGATGGTGCCAGCATTCACCATCTACAACCCAAAACCTGCTGTACGTCGTGTTGTTCGTCAGAGCATTTCGGATACAGGTACCAAGGTAGCGGCCGATCTGAGGCTTGTGGCAATTCTGCCGAAATtcagaagaaaatttatcgtaggCCAAAATGATACAAGAGTTGAAGTCCTCGGAGGAAACCTTCAGATTGCCTAGTTGGTCCCCCTCTTGAGTTGCGTAAGCCCGCCAAAAAATAGGTAATTCATCGTTGTGCTCCAAATTTTGACTATCTTTCGTTAAAGTATTTCCGCAGTTTTCGCAATTAAATTTAAGCAAACATTTATGAGTTAAATACCCTGCAACGTATTTCATAGAGCATCTTTCCAGAGTTGCTTCGGTTGCCAGAGAGGCCGGCTGAATAAACTGATTTGAAACTACCTCGGATCGATTATCTTCGGTGCTCGCGGTACCCTCAATGTCGATCGTTACAGTGGCGTCTGTTCGGTCGATCTCAGTGTCTGCAGTTATGTCGATGCTATTTTGATCACCTTGTTCGTCTGTACAGTCTGTACGGTCTGTAATAGCGTTTCCTTCGATCGCTAGCAAAACTTGGGCGTCGTCAATCTCACAGTTTGTCCCTGACGGTGGCTTCATTAAATTAACCGTCATCGAGTATTGCAAATTCCTGCGGAATTGCATCGCGGAGGGATTATCATTGTGCCCTGAACGAGCTCGCAAAACTGCAAACAAATTCTCAatcgtgtcttgattgaggTTTACGGTGCTCAAGAACAATGACTCCTCCCCCTTGATTTCTTTCCAAAGCATGAGAATACCTCTGATGCTCAATTTCAATCCACCAAAGCAGGGAGGGGGGGTCTGTCCGTTCGCAAATTTCcacttttgaattcagagcaaAGCTGTCTCTAAGTATTCTTGCACCTGGGGGTGTTTAAAAAATAAGGAGCATTTTAGTGGATTTGGATCGTTAGGATGGCGGCTATTGAGGCAGTCGAAAATGTCATTCATTTTACGGACAAAATTGGCAGTCGCTATGCAATTCGAGTCTACCATGTCTCCCGTAATCTTGCCTGCGTTCATCGCAGCCGACACCGTCTTGCTGAAGACCTGGGTCGCGAGACTAACTGTCATACGCTGAAAGTTATTGGGAGCGATATGACGATCAGTTAGTTTCGGTGCTGCTCTGCAAGGTTTATTACGTTTGACCTCCCGTAGTTCCCGAATTGCACTCCAAGAAATCGTCTGTCCGTCcatttcaaagtttcttctCATTAGATTATTTCTAACACTTTTTTTCAAGTGCGGCACatcataattaaaaaaaattctccgtccCTCAGCGAATTCTACGAAAGGTCTGTCCTGGGTCACTCCTAGAGAGGTAACTGCTCCTCTGTTGGCTACACCTTGATCGCATACCATAGATCTGATTCTAAATCCTGTCTCAGAAACTTTACTGACTaccaatgaaattaattctttAAGGTCAGAACCTTTAAGGTCTCCATGTGAGATGAAATATGCAATAGGCTGCTTCCAGCTGTACCTCAAGCCACGTAACATGAAGACAAGTGCATATCTTGCCAACTTGTTACTGCGACCGAGCTCACCGAGATCTTCGAAGCCTTCCACAAGGTCATCTTTCGGATTGTATTCTAGAAGCGTCTTAATGCTCATTCCGTCCCGCATCATGACAGAGTTGCGTTCGTATTCCGTCATTGTCtgtgctttttcttttaagcGATCAAAAAGTCCAGTCTATAATCCAGTCCTGAGATTCAGTTCATTGATTTAACTCCTTATCAAAGTAACGCAAGGTAACGCCATTTTTTTAACGTCCTGTAGAAAAACATAGGCTTTGGGCGACTTGTCGTACAGGGATAAAGCAAACTGCTTCTCTTCCTCTGTCCACTTACGTAATTTACTATGATCTAGttgcattttgaaaaataacaactgTCAAATATTTAGATGCGCCGTCAACAAGGTCTTTCATCGTCGTACGTTTGTTCATCGAGTCTGTCCTTTTCGATCTACGGACACGTTGCGCCTTCAATTTTGACTGGGCAGACAGTCGTTGGATTTTGCGAGTCAGCCGCCTTTCCCTGGGAGTGAGATTAGATTTTCTAATAAGCCGCACGTTTGAAGATGTCGAGGAATGTTCAGGGAGGGGTTGGATGCAATCGAGGTCATGATGAGAAGAATCTAATCATATCGTGAGTGACAGTGGCGTTGTCTGAAGGTCCAGGAAGATCAATGGCCGGAAACGATACTGCCACCTGACTCTCCAATAATCGGCTCGACTCTACATTAAGATCTTTTGTTATTActccattatcattattattactgaaaGCACAATCAATCGGGATCGCCAGTCGTGTTAGAGTAGGCCTACCTGAGTGAGTTGGGTAAAAACTCTGCTGGCTCAAATGCGCGGAGCAGACCCGCTTATCACCCAGCTCTTTTGCCGATAGGTCGGTGAAATCTGGATTTCCAGATCGCACGATCCAATCCAGTTgactgaaattgaaatgtgCAAACAAAtcgatgactcaaaatgtgaCGCAACAAACTTAAAGTGCATTGATC
This region of Athalia rosae chromosome 7, iyAthRosa1.1, whole genome shotgun sequence genomic DNA includes:
- the LOC125501931 gene encoding uncharacterized protein LOC125501931, coding for MRNISKKIQLSVGIHRMWTAVAHIGMTTCTYIKRCPQCTVCSTHVRCNSSHLTPASIKTSAWVAISGLCPGKVTFPMNWLVETSWTFAVTWNIDQLCYVKSAVSKEDTVPRNLARRWKESEMARARSLSRILTMTLERDW